In Phacochoerus africanus isolate WHEZ1 chromosome 14, ROS_Pafr_v1, whole genome shotgun sequence, one genomic interval encodes:
- the RNFT1 gene encoding E3 ubiquitin-protein ligase RNFT1 isoform X2 yields MQANCSQLHSSPQTAGGEDASVSQCVQTRLTGEASCLYSGDVHIQINAIPKECAENPSSRNVRSGVHSCTHGCVHSRLRSHSHNEARQPDDNDSESGDHGSSSFSEFRYLFKWLQKSLPYILILGVKLVMQHITGISLGIGLLTTFIYANKSIINQVFLRERCSKIQCAWLLVFLAGSSVLLYYTFHSQSLYYSLIFLNPTLDYSSFWEVLWIVGITDFILKFLFMGLKCLILLVPSFIMPFKSKLLDFFGHLKTFTRVLRIFFTRPSYGVAASKRQCSDVDDICSICQAEFQKPILLICQHIFCEECITLWFNREKTCPLCRTMISDHINKWKDGATSSHLQIY; encoded by the exons TTCTCCACAAACTGCAGGTGGTGAGGATGCCTCAGTCTCCCAGTGTGTCCAAACGAGATTGACAGGAGAAGCCTCCTGTCTTTATTCTGGAGATGTTCATATCCAGATAAACGCCATACCTAAAGAATGTGCTGAAAATCCAAGCTCCAGAAATGTGAGATCAGGTGTCCATAGCTGTACCCATGGATGTGTTCATAGTCGCTTACGGAGTCACTCCCACAATGAAGCAAGGCAGCCTGATGATAACGACTCAGAGTCTGGCGATCATGGTAGTAGCTCCTTCTCAGAATTCCGATATCTCTTCAAGTGGCTGCAAAAAAGTCTTCCATATATTTTGATTCTGGGTGTCAAACTTGTTATGCAGCATATTACAG GAATTTCTCTTGGAATTGGGCTGCTTACAACTTTTATATATGCAAACAAAAGCATTATAAATCAGGTTTTTCTAAGA gaGAGGTGCTCAAAGATCCAGTGTGCTTGGTTACTGGTATTCTTGGCAGGATCTTCTGTTCTTTTGTATTACACCTTTCACTCTCAGTCACTTTATTACAG cttaatttttttaaatcccacttTGGACTATTCGAGTTTCTGGGAAGTACTTTGGATTGTTGGAATTACAGACTTCATTTTGAAATTCCTCTTCATGGGCTTAAAATGCCTTATTTTATTGGTGCCTTCTTTCATCATGCCTTTTAAATCCAAG cttctggaCTTTTTTGGACATCTGAAAACTTTCACACGGGTTTTGCGAATATTTTTTACACGACCA AGTTATGGAGTGGCTGCCAGCAAGAGACAGTGTTCAGATGTGGATGATATTTGTTCAATATGTCAAGCTGAATTTCAAAAGCCAATTCTTCTCATCTGTcag CATATATTTTGTGAAGAGTGCATTACTTTATGGTTTAACCGAGAGAAAACATGTCCGCTGTGTAGAACCATGATTTCAGACCACATAAACAAGTGGAAAGATGGAGCTACTTCATCTcatcttcaaatatattaa
- the RNFT1 gene encoding E3 ubiquitin-protein ligase RNFT1 isoform X1 produces the protein MQANCSQLHSSPQTAGGEDASVSQCVQTRLTGEASCLYSGDVHIQINAIPKECAENPSSRNVRSGVHSCTHGCVHSRLRSHSHNEARQPDDNDSESGDHGSSSFSEFRYLFKWLQKSLPYILILGVKLVMQHITGISLGIGLLTTFIYANKSIINQVFLRERCSKIQCAWLLVFLAGSSVLLYYTFHSQSLYYSLIFLNPTLDYSSFWEVLWIVGITDFILKFLFMGLKCLILLVPSFIMPFKSKGYWYMLLEELCQYYRTFVPIPVWFRYLISYGEFGNVTRWSLGILLALLYLILKLLDFFGHLKTFTRVLRIFFTRPSYGVAASKRQCSDVDDICSICQAEFQKPILLICQHIFCEECITLWFNREKTCPLCRTMISDHINKWKDGATSSHLQIY, from the exons TTCTCCACAAACTGCAGGTGGTGAGGATGCCTCAGTCTCCCAGTGTGTCCAAACGAGATTGACAGGAGAAGCCTCCTGTCTTTATTCTGGAGATGTTCATATCCAGATAAACGCCATACCTAAAGAATGTGCTGAAAATCCAAGCTCCAGAAATGTGAGATCAGGTGTCCATAGCTGTACCCATGGATGTGTTCATAGTCGCTTACGGAGTCACTCCCACAATGAAGCAAGGCAGCCTGATGATAACGACTCAGAGTCTGGCGATCATGGTAGTAGCTCCTTCTCAGAATTCCGATATCTCTTCAAGTGGCTGCAAAAAAGTCTTCCATATATTTTGATTCTGGGTGTCAAACTTGTTATGCAGCATATTACAG GAATTTCTCTTGGAATTGGGCTGCTTACAACTTTTATATATGCAAACAAAAGCATTATAAATCAGGTTTTTCTAAGA gaGAGGTGCTCAAAGATCCAGTGTGCTTGGTTACTGGTATTCTTGGCAGGATCTTCTGTTCTTTTGTATTACACCTTTCACTCTCAGTCACTTTATTACAG cttaatttttttaaatcccacttTGGACTATTCGAGTTTCTGGGAAGTACTTTGGATTGTTGGAATTACAGACTTCATTTTGAAATTCCTCTTCATGGGCTTAAAATGCCTTATTTTATTGGTGCCTTCTTTCATCATGCCTTTTAAATCCAAG ggttaTTGGTATATGCTTTTAGAAGAGTTATGTCAGTATTACCGAACGTTTGTTCCCATACCAGTTTGGTTCCGTTACCTTATAAGCTATGGGGAGTTTGGTAATGTAACTAGATGGAGTCTTGGAATATTGCTGGCTTTACTCTACCTCATACTAAAA cttctggaCTTTTTTGGACATCTGAAAACTTTCACACGGGTTTTGCGAATATTTTTTACACGACCA AGTTATGGAGTGGCTGCCAGCAAGAGACAGTGTTCAGATGTGGATGATATTTGTTCAATATGTCAAGCTGAATTTCAAAAGCCAATTCTTCTCATCTGTcag CATATATTTTGTGAAGAGTGCATTACTTTATGGTTTAACCGAGAGAAAACATGTCCGCTGTGTAGAACCATGATTTCAGACCACATAAACAAGTGGAAAGATGGAGCTACTTCATCTcatcttcaaatatattaa